One window of Phycisphaeraceae bacterium genomic DNA carries:
- the tadA gene encoding Flp pilus assembly complex ATPase component TadA, protein MGFETNALILTLADALTLVSWWKPVLFLFPLLAWAWAVSTVCDKHAARFYLEREMWNYIHCAAALLALLAVMFMPSLGEGGSLTWLVSFVVFSLILASSVVAYVVVANRDERVPEGGKVSFELSKIASLTEGMGKKKVKGKAGTSVLTFRRIDKSAVDIPATDSPDFEVRLAGEAIVMKALDIRSARIEIVPGSKESYQTVFNVDGVKVPGETMPAAAGIKLIDFWKSAAKLDVADRRKKQSADLTVERGATKNKLHIETSGGQSGQKLTILIDPEAQVRKTPEQIGWTPEQIEIVRAWSTTRGGVVLLSAPPQGGLTTALYTVMKMHDAYTNNVQTVEIEIEDALEGIRQNKWDAMSEGPDYATLVRSILRRDPDIVGVASVPDPQTAKEIVKADPDKCRVYAGLNADSAIGAIQTWVRLIGDADVAAKTIQGVMSEKLLRKLCINCKQAYQPSPDVLKKLGLPPDRVKQLFKKGGEVLVKNKPETCPVCQGSGYLQRDGAFEVFNIDESAREMIRSQNWAGLKAELRKGGLPSIQQAALRKAIDGVTSVEEVLRITADGTKSAAPGAQPATKQPAKPKA, encoded by the coding sequence ATGGGCTTTGAGACGAACGCTTTGATTCTGACGCTTGCAGACGCCCTCACGCTCGTGAGCTGGTGGAAGCCGGTGCTGTTTCTGTTTCCCCTGCTCGCATGGGCGTGGGCGGTTTCAACCGTGTGCGACAAGCACGCGGCACGCTTTTATCTTGAGCGGGAGATGTGGAACTACATCCACTGCGCCGCGGCGCTCCTGGCGCTCCTCGCCGTGATGTTCATGCCCTCGCTGGGAGAGGGCGGTTCGCTGACGTGGCTCGTCAGTTTCGTTGTGTTCAGCCTCATTCTCGCCAGCAGCGTCGTGGCGTACGTCGTCGTCGCGAACCGCGACGAACGTGTGCCCGAAGGCGGCAAAGTCTCCTTCGAACTTTCCAAGATCGCCAGCCTCACCGAGGGAATGGGGAAAAAGAAAGTCAAAGGGAAGGCGGGTACGTCGGTTCTCACGTTCCGCAGGATCGACAAGTCGGCGGTGGACATCCCCGCGACCGACTCGCCGGATTTCGAGGTCAGGCTGGCGGGCGAAGCGATTGTGATGAAGGCGCTCGATATCCGTTCGGCGCGCATCGAAATCGTGCCGGGCTCGAAAGAGTCGTACCAGACCGTTTTCAATGTGGACGGGGTCAAAGTGCCGGGCGAGACGATGCCCGCGGCGGCGGGGATCAAACTGATCGATTTCTGGAAATCCGCCGCGAAGCTCGATGTCGCGGACCGTCGCAAGAAACAGTCCGCCGATCTCACCGTGGAGCGCGGCGCGACGAAGAACAAGCTTCACATCGAAACCTCGGGCGGGCAATCGGGCCAGAAACTCACGATTCTGATCGATCCCGAAGCGCAGGTGCGCAAGACTCCGGAGCAGATCGGATGGACACCTGAGCAGATCGAGATCGTGCGCGCCTGGTCCACCACGCGCGGCGGCGTCGTCTTGCTCAGCGCCCCGCCGCAAGGCGGGCTCACGACCGCGTTGTACACGGTCATGAAAATGCACGACGCGTATACCAACAACGTGCAGACGGTGGAAATTGAAATCGAGGACGCGCTCGAGGGCATCCGGCAGAACAAATGGGACGCGATGTCGGAAGGCCCCGACTACGCAACGCTCGTGCGCTCGATTCTGCGGCGCGACCCCGACATTGTCGGCGTCGCGAGCGTCCCCGACCCGCAGACGGCGAAGGAGATCGTCAAGGCCGATCCCGACAAGTGCCGCGTCTACGCGGGGCTGAACGCGGACAGCGCCATCGGCGCGATTCAGACGTGGGTTCGGCTGATCGGCGACGCCGACGTCGCGGCGAAGACGATTCAGGGGGTCATGTCGGAGAAGCTGCTCCGCAAACTGTGCATCAACTGCAAGCAGGCGTACCAGCCGTCGCCCGACGTGCTCAAGAAACTCGGCCTTCCGCCGGACAGGGTGAAGCAGTTGTTCAAAAAGGGCGGCGAGGTTCTGGTGAAGAACAAGCCGGAGACGTGCCCTGTCTGTCAGGGATCGGGCTATCTGCAGCGCGACGGCGCGTTCGAGGTCTTCAACATCGACGAATCGGCGCGGGAAATGATCCGCTCTCAGAACTGGGCGGGGCTCAAAGCCGAATTGCGCAAGGGCGGCCTGCCTTCGATACAACAGGCCGCACTGCGAAAAGCCATCGACGGCGTCACGAGCGTCGAAGAGGTGCTTCGCATCACCGCCGACGGCACCAAATCCGCGGCTCCCGGTGCGCAGCCGGCGACCAAGCAACCCGCCAAACCCAAGGCCTGA
- a CDS encoding PilT/PilU family type 4a pilus ATPase produces MTLSTDTVTDSSPTGHIASMPDQKHDPHATRFGKFLQAAIKLEASDLIMKSDQVPKLRLRGALKPLDCEPVSREEFWEIAKHILDEEQIADLHKFGSVDFAYDYDAKNRFRVNLFQARGKLSVAARLITSKIRKFEDLYLPPIMAEVSMQPQGIVLLCGVTGSGKSTTIASMLDYVNERKSVHIVTIEDPIEYIFEDKKATINQREIGLDCLDFKIALRALVRENPDIVLVGEMRDQETFEAALHAAETGHLVFGTIHASSTTQTFSRIYGLFEQEEVDAVRRILAYQMRAFVYQKLLPTLHPEIARIPALEILVNNGVVRKFILEAREGELREYLKSVEAEQQGMVDFNRSLVKLVEQEYIHLRVAQETSPNVDELNMMLKKLK; encoded by the coding sequence ATGACCCTTTCCACCGACACCGTGACCGATTCCTCACCAACCGGTCACATCGCTTCGATGCCCGATCAGAAACACGATCCGCACGCGACGCGCTTCGGCAAGTTTCTCCAGGCCGCGATCAAGCTCGAAGCCTCCGACCTGATCATGAAGTCCGATCAGGTGCCGAAGCTTCGCCTCCGCGGCGCGCTCAAGCCGCTCGATTGCGAGCCGGTCTCGCGCGAGGAATTCTGGGAGATCGCAAAGCACATTCTCGACGAGGAGCAGATCGCCGACCTGCACAAGTTCGGCTCGGTCGACTTCGCGTACGACTACGACGCGAAGAACCGATTCCGCGTGAACCTGTTCCAGGCTCGCGGCAAGCTGTCGGTCGCTGCCCGACTCATTACGAGCAAGATCCGCAAATTCGAGGATCTCTATCTGCCGCCGATCATGGCGGAGGTCTCGATGCAGCCCCAGGGCATCGTGCTCCTGTGCGGCGTGACCGGATCGGGCAAATCCACCACGATCGCGTCGATGCTCGACTATGTGAACGAGCGCAAGAGCGTCCACATCGTCACGATCGAAGACCCGATCGAATACATCTTCGAAGACAAGAAAGCGACGATCAACCAGCGCGAGATCGGGCTCGATTGCCTGGATTTCAAGATTGCGCTGCGTGCGCTCGTGCGCGAAAATCCGGACATCGTGCTGGTCGGCGAAATGCGAGACCAGGAAACTTTTGAAGCCGCCCTGCACGCCGCCGAGACCGGACACCTGGTGTTCGGGACGATCCACGCTTCGAGTACGACGCAGACGTTCAGCCGCATCTACGGGCTCTTCGAACAGGAAGAGGTCGATGCGGTGCGCCGAATCCTCGCGTATCAGATGCGGGCGTTTGTTTATCAAAAGCTTCTGCCGACACTCCACCCGGAAATCGCCCGCATCCCGGCGCTCGAGATTCTGGTGAACAACGGCGTCGTCCGAAAGTTCATTCTGGAGGCTCGCGAGGGCGAACTTCGTGAGTACCTCAAGAGCGTGGAAGCCGAGCAGCAGGGGATGGTCGATTTCAACCGTTCGCTGGTGAAGCTGGTCGAGCAGGAATACATCCACCTCCGGGTTGCTCAGGAAACCAGCCCGAACGTCGACGAACTCAACATGATGTTGAAGAAGCTCAAGTGA
- a CDS encoding sigma-70 family RNA polymerase sigma factor encodes MKQLGEKRSVGPLEQVRRRNRAGVSVAATAPEAPKAGKRAAKVVDALAKPASKAVVRKRLSTEDERLLATILSVEQDFIDSPVFYEEGAFGKIYDEAPDIQKPDTTWYHPVMDDLSSTSRTRTVKSAQQVILTGAEERVLFHQFNYARYRVWKLQQEVWTRASRLPSPEQADEILRWHRKSERIREQIAETNLALVLAMAKRTRMSEVDFADLVSEGNMALLRAVDKFDAGRGYKFSTYACRAILKAFSRQGMKLSKYRQRFPTDFDPKLEKSNFLETKRFTFEKDAAEEVKRIVMENRAELTDVERTVIEHRFGLEHKTEDEKPMTLEQVGQIIGVTKERVRQIQNKAMEKIKRQLEINFLGMKPTELPPLEGEQASGEGAIAAPLSLEAAELKYAFMQASQN; translated from the coding sequence ATGAAGCAGCTTGGAGAAAAAAGGAGCGTCGGGCCGCTGGAGCAGGTCCGGCGACGCAACCGGGCAGGTGTTTCGGTCGCCGCGACGGCACCGGAAGCACCCAAGGCCGGCAAGCGCGCGGCCAAAGTGGTCGATGCGCTCGCGAAGCCCGCGAGCAAGGCGGTGGTGCGCAAGCGTTTGAGCACCGAGGACGAGCGCCTCCTGGCGACGATCCTTTCGGTCGAGCAGGATTTCATCGACAGCCCCGTCTTCTACGAAGAGGGCGCGTTCGGCAAGATCTACGACGAGGCTCCGGATATCCAGAAGCCCGACACCACCTGGTACCACCCGGTGATGGACGACTTGTCCAGCACGTCGCGCACGCGCACCGTCAAGAGTGCGCAGCAGGTCATCCTCACCGGCGCCGAAGAGCGCGTGCTCTTCCATCAGTTCAACTACGCGCGTTACCGCGTGTGGAAGCTGCAGCAGGAAGTGTGGACCCGCGCTTCGCGTCTGCCCAGCCCCGAGCAGGCCGACGAGATCCTTCGTTGGCACCGCAAGAGCGAGCGCATCCGCGAGCAGATCGCCGAAACGAACCTCGCTCTGGTGCTCGCAATGGCCAAGCGCACACGCATGAGCGAAGTGGACTTCGCCGACCTCGTCAGCGAAGGCAACATGGCTCTGCTCCGCGCCGTCGACAAATTCGATGCGGGGCGTGGCTACAAGTTCAGCACGTACGCCTGCCGCGCCATCCTCAAGGCGTTCAGCCGGCAGGGCATGAAGCTGAGCAAGTACCGCCAGCGATTCCCGACGGACTTTGACCCCAAGCTCGAGAAGTCCAACTTCCTCGAGACAAAGCGGTTCACGTTCGAGAAGGACGCTGCGGAAGAGGTCAAGCGCATCGTCATGGAGAACCGCGCGGAGCTCACCGACGTGGAGCGCACGGTGATCGAGCATCGCTTCGGGCTTGAGCACAAGACCGAGGACGAGAAGCCCATGACCCTTGAACAGGTTGGGCAGATCATCGGCGTCACGAAGGAACGCGTGCGCCAGATCCAGAACAAGGCCATGGAGAAGATCAAGCGCCAGCTCGAGATCAACTTCCTGGGTATGAAGCCGACCGAACTTCCACCCTTGGAAGGCGAGCAGGCCTCGGGAGAGGGCGCGATCGCGGCTCCGCTTTCGCTGGAAGCGGCGGAGCTCAAGTACGCGTTCATGCAGGCTTCGCAAAACTGA
- a CDS encoding superoxide dismutase, protein MPFTLPALPFDKSALEPHIDAMTMEIHHSKHHKAYVDNANKALEGTKFADMDPVAVIKSLGDIPEDKRGAVRNNAGGHVNHSLFWQVMAPAGKGGGGEPTGALAAAITSAFGSFSAFKEKFQDAGAKRFGSGWAWLCVMPGGKLEVCSTPNQDNPQMGKAIAGCDGTPILGLDVWEHAYYLKYQNKRPDYMAAWWNVVNWAKVAENYTKAGGK, encoded by the coding sequence ATGCCATTCACCCTTCCCGCTTTGCCCTTCGACAAAAGCGCTCTCGAACCCCACATCGATGCCATGACCATGGAAATCCATCACAGCAAGCACCACAAGGCGTACGTGGATAACGCGAACAAGGCACTCGAAGGCACCAAGTTCGCCGACATGGACCCGGTCGCCGTGATCAAGTCGCTCGGAGACATCCCGGAAGACAAGCGCGGCGCGGTGCGCAACAACGCCGGCGGCCACGTGAATCACTCGCTGTTCTGGCAAGTCATGGCGCCGGCGGGCAAAGGCGGCGGCGGTGAGCCCACTGGCGCGCTCGCCGCGGCAATCACCAGCGCGTTCGGCTCGTTCAGCGCGTTCAAAGAGAAATTCCAGGATGCCGGTGCGAAGCGCTTCGGCTCCGGTTGGGCGTGGCTCTGTGTCATGCCAGGCGGGAAGCTGGAAGTCTGCTCGACGCCGAATCAGGACAACCCGCAGATGGGCAAGGCGATCGCGGGCTGTGACGGCACGCCCATCCTCGGGCTCGACGTGTGGGAGCACGCGTACTACCTCAAGTACCAGAACAAGCGCCCGGATTACATGGCCGCGTGGTGGAACGTGGTGAACTGGGCGAAGGTGGCTGAGAACTACACGAAGGCCGGCGGCAAGTAG
- a CDS encoding IS5 family transposase, with amino-acid sequence MKGTPGRQAAIYHTFNVEDLIETGHPLRPIKRMVDAALAEMTRTFAAAYSSLGRPGIPPETLLKALLLQCLYTIRSERELCRRLKTDLLFRWFLDLQPSDEVFDHSVFTHNRDRLAEHGITRKFFEHVVKQAIDAGLTSDEHFTVDGSLIQSHASLKSLKRIEREASDKDDDGPSGRNPSGDFKGERRTNATHASTTDPEAKLYKKGNGVGAFLCHSGHALTENRHGLVMSVRVDEANGTAERAGALAMLDHVECRHGVRPSTLGADKGYDAGAFLLALEERWIRPHVAIKEGKIDWASTRADEGTWARWFVRGERRSAAFKKSQRRRKLVEEFFGWVKTVAGMRRARHVGREKIGQCFELAAAAYNLVRMRKLLAA; translated from the coding sequence ATGAAGGGCACACCCGGTCGGCAGGCGGCGATCTACCACACGTTCAACGTCGAAGATTTGATCGAGACTGGCCATCCGCTGCGGCCGATCAAGCGGATGGTGGACGCGGCGCTCGCGGAGATGACCCGCACGTTTGCCGCGGCGTACAGCAGCCTCGGGCGGCCGGGCATCCCGCCCGAGACGCTGCTCAAGGCGCTCCTGCTGCAGTGTCTCTACACCATCCGGTCCGAACGCGAGCTGTGCAGGCGTCTGAAGACCGACCTCCTCTTCCGCTGGTTCCTGGATTTGCAGCCATCGGACGAAGTGTTCGACCACTCGGTCTTCACGCACAACCGCGACCGGCTGGCCGAGCACGGCATCACGAGGAAGTTCTTCGAGCATGTGGTGAAGCAGGCGATCGATGCGGGATTGACCAGCGACGAGCACTTCACGGTGGACGGCTCGCTCATCCAGAGCCACGCCTCGCTCAAGAGCCTGAAGAGGATCGAACGCGAGGCGTCGGACAAAGACGACGATGGACCATCGGGACGCAACCCATCGGGGGACTTCAAGGGCGAGCGGCGGACCAACGCGACGCACGCCAGCACGACCGACCCGGAGGCGAAGCTCTACAAGAAGGGGAATGGGGTGGGAGCGTTCCTCTGTCACTCGGGCCATGCGCTCACCGAGAACCGGCACGGGCTGGTGATGAGCGTGCGGGTGGATGAAGCCAACGGCACGGCCGAGCGTGCCGGCGCGCTGGCGATGCTCGATCATGTCGAGTGCCGGCACGGGGTGCGTCCATCCACGCTGGGTGCGGACAAGGGGTACGACGCGGGGGCGTTCCTGCTGGCGCTCGAGGAGCGCTGGATCCGGCCGCACGTGGCGATCAAGGAGGGGAAGATCGACTGGGCGAGCACGCGTGCGGACGAGGGAACCTGGGCGAGATGGTTCGTCCGCGGCGAACGACGGAGCGCCGCGTTCAAGAAGAGCCAGCGACGAAGAAAACTGGTGGAGGAGTTCTTCGGATGGGTCAAGACGGTGGCGGGGATGAGACGGGCCAGGCACGTGGGACGCGAGAAGATCGGGCAGTGCTTCGAGCTCGCCGCCGCGGCGTACAACCTGGTGCGGATGCGGAAGCTGCTGGCGGCGTGA
- a CDS encoding DUF1501 domain-containing protein has translation MDLHNSHAFTRRKFLYGGLTLASTAWTIPAFLGSSADAMAGMLADGLSSTPGVNEDRILVVVQLGGGNDGLNTVVPYGMDAYYKARAGIGIKPNEALKLSGAEGVGLHARMTALKDLYDNGLATVVQGVGYPNPDRSHFKSMDIWQTAERDATGDGWLGRYIDSECCGYGKGESGKPDGSKKPAVAIEPPIAIGRTAPLALQGRATKPVSFESADLFRWSGEDIHEALREPYHELNRRGVSAESSGDTNADFLMRTALDAQISSDKIRKAVAQKSLVTYPGNELGRQLQMVGAMIRAGLKTRVYYVTLGGFDTHSGQGGAQGRHGNLLANFSDSIKAFYADLKAQGNDSRVLTMSFSEFGRRVAQNASGGTDHGTAAPMFLFGPMVRSGVIGNHPSLTDLDQGDLKYLIDFRSVYAGVLEQWLQADSKKVLGGTYKPVVVLKNA, from the coding sequence GTGGACCTGCACAACTCACACGCCTTCACCCGCCGCAAGTTCCTGTACGGCGGTCTTACGCTCGCTTCGACCGCGTGGACGATCCCGGCGTTCTTGGGTTCATCCGCGGACGCGATGGCGGGGATGCTCGCCGATGGGCTTTCGAGCACGCCGGGCGTCAACGAAGATCGCATCCTCGTCGTCGTCCAACTCGGCGGCGGCAACGACGGTCTGAACACAGTCGTCCCCTACGGGATGGACGCGTACTACAAAGCTCGCGCGGGCATCGGCATCAAGCCCAACGAAGCGCTCAAACTCTCCGGCGCAGAAGGCGTGGGTTTGCACGCGCGCATGACCGCGCTCAAAGACCTCTACGACAACGGGCTTGCGACCGTCGTGCAGGGCGTTGGATACCCGAACCCCGATCGCTCGCACTTCAAGAGCATGGATATCTGGCAGACCGCCGAGCGCGACGCGACCGGCGACGGCTGGCTCGGACGCTACATCGACAGCGAGTGCTGCGGCTACGGCAAGGGCGAGAGCGGCAAGCCCGACGGCAGCAAGAAACCCGCGGTCGCGATCGAGCCCCCGATCGCAATCGGACGAACAGCGCCGCTCGCTCTGCAGGGGCGTGCAACCAAGCCCGTCAGTTTCGAATCCGCCGATCTTTTCCGCTGGTCGGGCGAAGACATCCACGAGGCGCTGCGCGAGCCATACCACGAACTGAACCGGCGCGGTGTCTCGGCGGAATCGTCCGGCGATACCAACGCCGATTTCCTGATGCGCACCGCGCTCGATGCACAGATCAGCAGCGACAAGATCCGAAAGGCGGTCGCGCAGAAGAGCCTCGTGACGTATCCGGGCAACGAACTCGGCCGCCAGTTGCAGATGGTCGGCGCGATGATCCGCGCGGGGCTCAAGACGCGCGTGTATTACGTCACGCTTGGCGGCTTCGACACGCACAGCGGCCAGGGCGGCGCGCAGGGTCGTCACGGCAATCTGCTCGCGAACTTCTCCGATTCGATCAAGGCTTTCTACGCCGATCTCAAGGCGCAGGGCAACGACTCGCGCGTGCTCACCATGAGCTTCAGCGAGTTTGGCAGGCGTGTCGCGCAGAACGCCAGCGGCGGCACCGATCACGGAACCGCGGCGCCCATGTTCCTCTTCGGCCCGATGGTGCGCTCCGGCGTCATTGGAAATCATCCCTCGCTGACCGACCTCGATCAGGGCGACCTCAAGTATCTCATCGACTTCCGGAGCGTGTACGCGGGCGTGCTCGAGCAGTGGCTGCAGGCGGACAGCAAGAAGGTGCTGGGCGGGACGTACAAGCCGGTGGTGGTTTTGAAAAACGCGTAG
- a CDS encoding DUF1800 domain-containing protein: MPDAPKSTGSTADDRPARSPSAEVRSPSRPTEKTMTGSMSPIAPRDFGYEQARHLLWRAGFGGTPAQIQTLASWGPTKAVEYVIDPANAPSDTPRSDLFDRNILREPTAEERKAQQQARQKQDEDALAKIRVEQQRRQGQDRQQIGEVQRWWLKRMIETPRPLEERMVLFWHGHFATSYRNIENSYHMYLQNQLFRKHATGNFGDLLYGVIRDPAMLKYLNNDTSRKGKANENLAREIMELFSLGIGGYSENDIKEGARALTGYTFKDDEFVYQKNNHDGGVKTILGRTGTFDGDAFVRIILEQPGVSRFVTRKLYSFFCAELPPLERAKYEDLPAPQQQALRDLASTFASSRYEIKPVLKRLFLSQHFYDPKNMNEQIKGPTQLVVGAVRSLDTPVRDLSILNDALDLMGQNLLFPPSVKGWDGGRSWINTSTMFVRQNIMAFLLTGKKPRGYDANADEMKFDPMPLLSEMAKASPGSEKDPTAVSDYLLRLTIGNAPAQSKEALESLASKTGGSVTRELVIGYLLLITAMPEYQLC, encoded by the coding sequence ATGCCCGATGCACCCAAATCCACAGGCTCAACCGCGGACGATCGTCCCGCAAGGTCACCTTCTGCGGAAGTGCGCTCGCCTTCCAGACCCACGGAAAAGACGATGACCGGTTCGATGTCGCCGATCGCCCCGCGGGATTTCGGGTATGAACAGGCCCGCCATCTCCTTTGGCGCGCGGGGTTCGGCGGGACCCCGGCGCAGATCCAGACTCTTGCGAGCTGGGGACCGACGAAAGCCGTCGAGTACGTGATTGATCCGGCCAACGCGCCGAGCGATACGCCTCGGTCCGATCTCTTCGATCGCAACATACTGCGCGAGCCAACCGCCGAAGAGCGCAAGGCGCAGCAGCAGGCGCGCCAGAAGCAGGATGAGGACGCCCTCGCGAAGATTCGCGTCGAGCAGCAGCGTCGCCAGGGGCAAGATCGCCAGCAGATCGGCGAGGTGCAGCGCTGGTGGCTCAAACGCATGATCGAGACACCCCGGCCGCTCGAGGAGCGCATGGTGCTCTTCTGGCACGGACACTTTGCGACCAGCTATCGCAACATCGAGAACAGTTACCACATGTACTTGCAGAACCAGTTGTTCCGCAAGCACGCGACGGGCAATTTCGGCGACCTTCTCTACGGTGTCATCCGCGATCCGGCGATGCTGAAGTATCTGAACAACGACACGAGCCGCAAGGGCAAGGCGAACGAGAATCTCGCGCGCGAAATCATGGAGTTGTTCAGCCTGGGTATCGGTGGCTACAGCGAGAACGACATCAAAGAAGGAGCGCGCGCGCTCACCGGCTACACCTTCAAAGACGACGAGTTCGTCTACCAGAAGAACAACCACGACGGGGGCGTGAAGACAATTCTGGGTCGAACGGGCACGTTCGATGGCGACGCCTTTGTGAGGATTATTCTCGAGCAGCCCGGAGTTTCGCGCTTCGTCACGCGCAAGCTCTACAGCTTCTTCTGCGCCGAACTGCCGCCGCTCGAGCGCGCGAAGTACGAGGATCTTCCGGCGCCCCAGCAGCAGGCGCTCCGCGATCTCGCTTCCACCTTCGCTTCTTCTCGCTACGAGATCAAGCCGGTTTTGAAGCGGCTCTTCCTGAGCCAGCACTTCTACGACCCGAAGAACATGAACGAGCAGATCAAGGGACCCACGCAGCTCGTGGTCGGCGCGGTCCGTTCGCTCGACACGCCGGTGCGTGATCTCTCGATCCTGAACGATGCGCTCGATCTGATGGGCCAGAATCTGCTTTTCCCGCCGAGCGTGAAGGGATGGGACGGCGGGCGCTCGTGGATCAACACCAGCACGATGTTCGTGCGCCAGAACATCATGGCGTTCCTGCTGACCGGCAAGAAGCCGCGCGGCTACGACGCCAACGCCGACGAAATGAAGTTCGATCCCATGCCGCTGCTCTCAGAGATGGCCAAGGCCAGCCCGGGAAGCGAAAAAGACCCGACCGCGGTATCCGACTACTTGCTGCGGCTAACCATCGGAAACGCGCCGGCACAATCGAAGGAAGCGCTCGAGTCGCTCGCCTCCAAGACCGGCGGCAGCGTCACCCGCGAACTCGTGATCGGTTACCTCCTGTTGATTACCGCGATGCCGGAGTATCAGCTGTGTTGA
- a CDS encoding COX15/CtaA family protein: MNALRTFLRPNILTDAFIATVVVWWTWFVTHLPWLGISEQVSVPAILAAWLLALIVCARVFGREGRTLGEAIAASAGAGFLSALLGLFILGSKLVEQPVAGAMEQASLKPGALLMAAGFLVLGATLGLVGGAIGKLLSRPRHRAIDSEAIRRRWLGRFGLVAAIAVVPLLIVGGLVTSSNSGMAVPDWPNTYGSNMFLYPIGPRAAPSVYLEHSHRLFGALIGLTAIALCALVFLHEKRPFVKVLSLVLLALVISQGILGGIRVLQGSVEASQDAKWSRVFHGILAQVVFCLFVAMAVFLSPLYQRAKSAVSAGTLRLGHTGVKPRTFRIFSAAAMHSTILQLVFGAIYRHTRSAHALWTHMGFSVLVVIFVLLAAFAAGGMRTSDAPVQKFVRRIGLLAAACVGLQFLLGWLTFYLGGAGLRPESIPEVLLRTSHQANGALLLAITTIMMLSGRALSPKAGRAPVGSVVAA, from the coding sequence ATGAACGCCCTTCGCACTTTCCTGCGGCCGAACATTCTGACCGACGCGTTTATTGCCACCGTCGTCGTCTGGTGGACGTGGTTTGTCACGCACCTGCCCTGGTTGGGAATTTCCGAGCAAGTCTCGGTGCCAGCAATACTTGCGGCCTGGCTGCTTGCCCTCATCGTCTGCGCCCGGGTCTTTGGCAGAGAAGGAAGAACCTTGGGCGAGGCAATAGCCGCCTCGGCCGGTGCCGGGTTTTTGAGCGCGCTCCTCGGGTTATTCATCTTGGGCTCGAAATTGGTGGAGCAACCCGTCGCGGGCGCGATGGAACAGGCGTCCCTCAAACCCGGTGCGCTGCTCATGGCGGCCGGCTTTCTCGTTCTCGGAGCGACTCTCGGCTTGGTGGGCGGAGCAATCGGCAAACTGCTCAGTCGGCCGCGGCATCGCGCGATCGATTCTGAAGCAATCCGCCGTCGCTGGCTCGGTCGATTCGGACTCGTGGCGGCGATCGCCGTCGTGCCGCTGCTGATCGTGGGAGGCTTGGTTACGAGCAGCAACTCGGGCATGGCGGTGCCCGACTGGCCCAACACCTATGGCAGCAACATGTTCCTCTATCCGATCGGTCCGCGCGCGGCGCCGTCCGTTTATCTCGAGCACAGCCACCGCTTGTTCGGCGCGCTGATCGGGCTCACGGCGATCGCGCTGTGCGCGCTCGTGTTTTTGCATGAGAAGCGTCCATTTGTGAAGGTGCTTTCGCTTGTTCTCCTGGCGCTCGTGATTTCACAGGGAATACTGGGCGGAATCCGCGTTTTGCAGGGCAGTGTCGAAGCATCGCAGGACGCCAAGTGGTCGCGCGTTTTCCATGGCATTCTCGCCCAGGTCGTATTCTGCCTGTTCGTCGCCATGGCTGTTTTTCTGAGTCCGCTCTACCAGCGAGCCAAGAGCGCCGTCTCGGCAGGAACACTCCGACTCGGCCACACCGGCGTGAAGCCGCGGACGTTTCGGATTTTTTCCGCCGCCGCGATGCACTCGACCATTCTCCAGCTTGTCTTCGGCGCGATCTACCGGCACACCCGTTCGGCGCACGCGCTGTGGACGCACATGGGTTTTTCCGTCCTGGTTGTCATCTTCGTATTGCTGGCGGCGTTTGCGGCCGGCGGCATGCGGACTTCCGATGCGCCGGTTCAGAAGTTCGTGCGCCGGATCGGGTTGCTCGCCGCGGCGTGCGTCGGGCTGCAGTTCCTTCTCGGTTGGCTGACTTTTTACCTGGGCGGAGCCGGGCTGCGGCCGGAATCGATTCCCGAGGTGCTCTTGCGCACATCACATCAAGCAAACGGCGCCTTGTTGCTTGCCATCACGACCATCATGATGCTGTCCGGAAGGGCGCTTTCTCCAAAAGCGGGCAGAGCGCCGGTCGGTTCGGTGGTCGCGGCCTGA